A genomic segment from Bradyrhizobium diazoefficiens USDA 110 encodes:
- a CDS encoding nuclear transport factor 2 family protein translates to MPSREIVEAFAKRLEDGDFVGAIEQFYAPDAATYENNAAPTVGREALAAKERGVLAATKEVKAARIGPSLIEGDTVATRWRFSFTSAEGVVRTLDEIAWQTWRGDELIEERFYYDPKQLGR, encoded by the coding sequence ATGCCGAGCCGTGAGATCGTCGAAGCTTTTGCAAAGCGGCTGGAGGACGGGGACTTCGTCGGCGCGATCGAACAATTCTATGCGCCCGACGCCGCCACCTATGAAAACAACGCCGCGCCGACTGTCGGCCGGGAAGCACTGGCAGCGAAAGAGCGCGGTGTGCTGGCAGCGACCAAGGAGGTCAAGGCCGCGCGCATCGGGCCGAGCCTGATCGAGGGCGACACTGTCGCGACACGCTGGCGGTTCAGCTTCACCAGCGCTGAAGGGGTCGTCCGAACGTTGGATGAGATCGCGTGGCAGACCTGGCGGGGTGACGAGTTGATCGAAGAACGGTTCTATTACGACCCGAAGCAGCTGGGGCGGTGA
- a CDS encoding TetR/AcrR family transcriptional regulator gives MAKQAERRAATSEAILTAARRLFGTQGFAATTMDEIAEGASVAKGAVYHHFRTKEAVFEAVFDLVSRDLVAEIDSTARVEKDVLAAMVAGTQHYFAATAKGPTGQIILRDGPAVLGWERWREIDAKHFGGKLPRAIAAAMEAGLIARQPVEPLARLLLGAVTEAAVACAGRADIARAGAEYARAFKSLVEALRLRA, from the coding sequence ATGGCGAAACAGGCGGAGCGGCGGGCGGCGACATCGGAGGCGATCCTGACGGCGGCGCGCCGCCTGTTCGGGACGCAAGGTTTTGCCGCCACCACCATGGACGAGATCGCGGAGGGGGCCTCCGTCGCCAAGGGGGCGGTCTACCATCACTTCAGGACCAAGGAGGCGGTTTTCGAAGCCGTGTTCGACCTGGTCTCGCGCGATCTCGTTGCGGAGATCGACAGCACCGCGCGGGTCGAGAAGGACGTGCTCGCTGCGATGGTCGCCGGCACCCAGCATTACTTCGCAGCGACCGCCAAGGGACCGACCGGTCAGATCATCCTGCGCGACGGCCCGGCCGTGCTCGGCTGGGAGCGTTGGCGCGAGATCGACGCCAAGCATTTCGGCGGCAAGCTGCCGCGCGCGATCGCGGCCGCCATGGAGGCCGGCCTGATCGCGCGGCAGCCGGTCGAGCCACTGGCGCGGCTGCTGCTCGGTGCGGTCACGGAGGCTGCGGTCGCCTGCGCCGGGCGCGCGGATATCGCAAGGGCGGGCGCGGAATATGCCCGTGCGTTCAAGTCGCTGGTCGAGGCGCTGCGTCTGCGCGCATGA